Proteins encoded within one genomic window of Columba livia isolate bColLiv1 breed racing homer chromosome 1, bColLiv1.pat.W.v2, whole genome shotgun sequence:
- the CCKBR gene encoding LOW QUALITY PROTEIN: gastrin/cholecystokinin type B receptor (The sequence of the model RefSeq protein was modified relative to this genomic sequence to represent the inferred CDS: deleted 1 base in 1 codon), whose product MDPRRLNESLQELLCRPGNGSGSATGPGNGSAGNGSACDLLRRGLRGPPAPKDLDLTVRVLLYTLIFVLSVCGNALVVAVLLLNRRLRTVTNSFLLSLAVSDLMLALCCMPFTLVPNLMGTFIFGEAICKLMAYLMGVSVSVSTFSLVAIAIERYSAICNPLQSRVWQTRSHACRVIAGTWLFSALLMLPYAVYSTTRAVPARGARPPVSQCTHDWPSEHVRQAWYVLLLLVLFFIPGVVMIVAYGLISRELYRGIRFELDIKGDGAAQRGRDPAPACDEGDGCYLQLSRPGGALELRALGSAGAQQERARINSSEAKLVAKRRVIRMLVVIVAMFFLCWLPIFTANTWRAFAPRAAQRALSGTPISFIHLLSYTSACANPLIYCFMNRRFRKAFLATCAGCRRACPRRAPDDEAAAATASLSKFSYTTVSSLGPP is encoded by the exons ATGGACCCGCGGCGCCTCAACGAGtcgctgcaggagctgctctgccgGCCCGGGAACGGCTCCGGCTCCGCCACCGGCCCCGGGAACGGCTCCGCCGGGAACGGCTCCGCCTGCGACCTGCTCCGCAGGGGCCTCCGCGGGCCCCCGGCCCCCAAAG ACCTGGACCTGACAGTGCGCGTCCTGCTGTACACGCTGATCTTCGTGCTGAGCGTCTGCGGGAACGCGCTGGTGGTGGCCGTGCTGCTCCTGAACCGCCGCCTGCGCACCGTCACCAACTCcttcctgctgtccctggcCGTCAGCGACCTGATGCTGGCCCTGTGCTGCATGCCCTTCACGCTCGTCCCCAACCTCATGGGCACCTTCATCTTCGGAGAGGCCATCTGCAAGCTCATGGCCTACCTCATGG GCGTCTCCGTCTCGGTGTCCACGTTCAGCCTGGTGGCCATCGCCATCGAGCGGTACAGCGCCATCTGCAACCCGCTGCAGTCCCGCGTGTGGCAGACGCGCTCGCACGCCTGCCGGGTCATCGCCGGCACCTGGCTCTTCTCGGCGCTGCTCATGCTGCCCTACGCCGTGTACAGCACCACGCGCGCCGTGCCCGCCCGCGGCGCCCGCCCGCCCGTCAGCCAGTGCACCCACGACTGGCCCAGCGAGCACGTCCGGCAGGCCTG GTACGTCCTGCTGCTCCTCGTCCTCTTCTTCATCCCGGGCGTGGTGATGATCGTGGCTTACGGGCTCATCTCCCGCGAGCTCTACCGAGGGATCCGCTTCGAGCTGGACATCAAGGGGGACGGCGCAG CGCAGCGCGGCCGGGACCCGGCGCCCGCGTGTGACGAGGGGGACGGGTGCTACCTGCAGCTGTCGCGGCCGGGCGGCGCGCTGGAGCTGCGGGCGCTGGGCTCGGCGGGCGCGCAGCAGGAGCGCGCGCGCATCAACAGCTCGGAGGCGAAGCTGGTGGCCAAGCGGCGCGTGATCCGCATGCTGGTGGTCATCGTGGCCATGTTCTTCCTGTGCTGGCTGCCCATCTTCACCGCCAACACGTGGCGCGCCTTCGCCCCGCGCGCGGCGCAGCGGGCGCTCTCGGGGACGCCCATCTCCTTCATCCACCTCCTGTCCTACACGTCGGCCTGCGCCAACCCGCTCATCTACTGCTTCATGAACCGCCGCTTCCGCAAGGCCTTCCTGGCCACCTGCGCCGGCTGCCGCCGCGCCTGCCCGCGCCGCGCGCCCGACGACGAGGCGGCCGCCGCCACC GCCTCGCTCTCCAAGTTCAGCTACACCACCGTCAGCAGCCTCGGGCCCCCCTGA
- the ARFIP2 gene encoding LOW QUALITY PROTEIN: arfaptin-2 (The sequence of the model RefSeq protein was modified relative to this genomic sequence to represent the inferred CDS: inserted 1 base in 1 codon; deleted 1 base in 1 codon) — translation MSDGMMSKAATMEIPISSNGDAGSLPEDDSLEQDLQQVMVSGPXLNETSIVSGGYGGTAEGIIPTGAIKGCLVQPHPPRGAPVSPSAAAASRMADPAGASGSALHQPHAGPAAGGEEIVRGIAVEKFDIVKKWGINTYKCTKQLISERFGRGSRTVDLELETQIELLRETKRKYECVLQLARALTNHFYSLVQTQHALGDAFADLSQKSPELQEEFGYNAETQKLLCKNGETLLGAVNFFVSSINTLVNKTMEDTLMTVKQYETARLEYDAYRTDLEELSMGPRDAGTLCRLDAAQSQFQSHKDKYEKLRADVAIKLKFLEENKIKVMHKQLLLFHNAISAYFAGNQQQLEQTLKQFNIKLKTPGAEKPSWLEEQ, via the exons ATGTCGGACGGGATGATGAGCAAGGCGGCCACCATGGAGATCCCCATCAGCAGCAACGGCGACGCGGGCAGCCTGCCCGAGGACGACAGCCTGGAGCAG GACCTGCAGCAGGTGATGGTGTCGGGGC ACCTCAACGAGACCAGCATCGTGTCCGGCGGCTACGGGGGCACGGCCGAGGGCATCATCCCCACCGGCGCCATCAAAG GGTGCCTTGTCCAACCTCACCCGCCCCGAGGAGCACCCGTGTCCCCCAGCGCGGCTGCCGCCAGCAGGATGGCCGACCCGGCCGGTGCCTCAG GCTCCGCGCTGCACCAGCCCcacgccggccccgccgccgggggAGAGGAGATCGTCCGCGGCATCGCCGTGGAGAAGTTTGACATCGTCAAGAAGTGGGGGATCAACACGTACAAG TGCACCAAGCAGCTGATCTCGGAGCGGTTCGGCCGCGGCTCCCGCACCGTGGACCTGGAGCTGGAGACGCAGATCGAGCTGCTGCGCGAGACCAAGCGCAAGTACGAGTGCGTGCTGCAGCTGGCGCGGGCGCTCACCAACCACTTCTACAGCCTGGTGCAGACGCAGCACGCGCTGGGCGACGCCTTCGCCGACCTCAGCCAGAAGTCCCCGGAGCTGCAG GAGGAGTTCGGTTACAACGCGGAGACGCAGAAGCTGCTCTGCAAGAACGGGGAGACGCTGCTGGGC GCCGTCAACTTCTTTGTGTCCAGCATCAACACGCTGGTGAACAAGACCATGGAGGACACGCTCATGACGGTCAAGCAGTACGAGACCGCCAG GCTGGAGTACGACGCGTACCGCACGGACCTGGAGGAGCTGAGCATGGGCCCGCGCGACGCCGGCACGCTGTGCCGCCTGGACGCCGCGCAGAGCCAGTTCCAGAGCCACAAGGACAAGTACGAGAAGCTGCGGGCGGACGTGGCCATCAAGCTCAAGTTCCTGGAGGAGAACAAG aTCAAGGTGATGcacaagcagctgctgctgttccacaACGCCATCTCCGCGTACTTTGCGGggaaccagcagcagctggagcagacGCTCAAGCAGTTCAACATCAAGCTCAAGACCCCCGGCGCCGAGAAGCCGTCCTGGCTGGAGGAGCAGTGA